A portion of the Betta splendens chromosome 2, fBetSpl5.4, whole genome shotgun sequence genome contains these proteins:
- the LOC114869500 gene encoding type-2 ice-structuring protein-like, translating into MKLLMLCALLCVVVLTRAAEKGADEHVQQPGKDVSHLEKRFLWRCSSGWTKYGGRCFHFVPRPLTWNEAEKNCQAVGGHLASLRNKEEYFWLQHLIATKTNNYPLTWIGGSTRKTNTTWFWSDGTTFTFTFWCRGTPNNPGTRHCVQMNHSDNKCWDDYQCDGKRPSVCVKESKFLG; encoded by the exons ATGAAGCTCCTGATGCTGTGTGCACTTCTCTGCGTCGTGGTTTTGACCAGAGCTGCTG AAAAAGGTGCAGATGAACATGTGCAACAACCTGGAAAAG ATGTGTCTCATCTGGAGAAGAGGTTTCTTTGGCGCTGTTCCAGTGGATGGACCAAGTACGGAGGACGATGTTTCCACTTCGTACCACGACCTTTGACTTGGAATGAAGCTGAG AAAAACTGTCAGGCCGTGGGTGGACATCTGGCGTCTCTGAGAAACAAGGAGGAGTATTTTTGGCTCCAGCACTTGATTGCTACTAAAACTAACAATTATCCACTAACGTGGATCGGAGGCTCCACCCGTAAAACG AACACCACTTGGTTCTGGAGTGATGGAaccaccttcaccttcaccttctggTGCAGAGGAACACCAAACAATCCTGGGACACGGCACTGTGTGCAAATGAATCACTCAG ACAACAAATGCTGGGATGATTATCAGTGTGACGGCAAACGTCCATCTGTCTGCGTCAAGGAGTCAAAGTTTCTCGGCTGA